Within the Deltaproteobacteria bacterium genome, the region CTACCTGATATATCTCTTAGTGCAGAAGCTCTATCACATGCATTACCTTTTGGGGCATTCCCTTTTGGATGGTGTTGTCGATCAACTGGATCATACACCCTGGGCAGGCGGTAACCACGATGTCCGCATTCGTTTCGGCAATGGAGTTCATCTTATGATCGGCTATCTTTTTGGAGAGTTCGTAGTACTGGACGTTGAAAGATCCCCCCATTCCACAACACCGATCTGGCTCTCTCATCTCCACAAATTCCACCCCCGGCAAGGATTGGATGATCGCTCTGGGCTGAGTGGAGATGTTTTGGTACCTTACATGGTGGCAGGGATCGTGATAGGTGACCTTGGTCCCTTTCGGTAGGCTGGTCTTAAATGCCTCAAGTGGCGGCTTGAGGATATCAACGATAAATTCGGTGGTGTCCTTTACTTTGTCTCTGAAGGCCTTATACCTCTTCTCCCTTTCTGGAGTATCAGCCAGGTAGGTGATATACCCTTCCTTAAGGGCTGAGCTACAGGTAGCACAGGATGTGACGATATAATCAACATCCTTTAGTTTTTCAAAGACCGAGACGGTCTTGTCGGCCATCTCCCTGGCGGTCTTGAAATCCCCGCTGCCGAACACGGGCATTCCACAGCACCCTTGTTCTTTCGGGAAGTAGACCTTGACCCCCTGGCTGGTGAGAAAGTCTATGGTCTTTTTTCCCACATCGGGAAAGATATAATCAGTCGCACAACCGGCAAAAAAGGCGATCCTCATCTTCGTCTTTACACCTGGGGGAGGGGAGATGACCTCTGGGTATTCATCCCGCAGAAATTTGTGGGCTACCTCCGGGATCTGCCTCCCCTTGCTCAGCGCTGAGAGGAACGTGGGGAGGTGTCGAATCTTTCCTTTGGTTTTGGGCAGGAGTTTTTGCAGTTTAGAGGCTACTTTTAATACCCTTCCAAAGAGCCCCCTCTTTGTCAGGAGATTTTCAAAGACCACCTTCTTGGCAAAGGGAAGCCCTTTGTTGGCCACGATATCGGCTCGAGCCGCCAACGTGATGATAGCAACATCTACCTTAGCTGGGCAAAATTGGGCACATCTATTACAGGTAAGGCATTTGCTGAAACGCTCCTCCAAGTGCTTCCAATCAAATTGATCCCCTTCCAGGAGTTGCATGGCGAGGACGTTCCTACCCCGTGCCACAATAGGTTCCGTATGGATTTCTTGGTAGATAGGGCAAAAATACATACAGAATCCACACTTCATACACTGCTCAACTTTATCCTGAAACTTGGTCAGGTTTTCTAATTGCATTTTGTCCCTCCCCATAAACTCTTTATTCCCTCTGTACTGATTAATTTTTTCACATTATAGCATCCTTGCACTTGCTTAGTCAAGCGAGTTTTTCTTGACAAGGTCTTTTTGTTATTGTAGGTTTTGTATTCTCC harbors:
- a CDS encoding (Fe-S)-binding protein; translation: MQLENLTKFQDKVEQCMKCGFCMYFCPIYQEIHTEPIVARGRNVLAMQLLEGDQFDWKHLEERFSKCLTCNRCAQFCPAKVDVAIITLAARADIVANKGLPFAKKVVFENLLTKRGLFGRVLKVASKLQKLLPKTKGKIRHLPTFLSALSKGRQIPEVAHKFLRDEYPEVISPPPGVKTKMRIAFFAGCATDYIFPDVGKKTIDFLTSQGVKVYFPKEQGCCGMPVFGSGDFKTAREMADKTVSVFEKLKDVDYIVTSCATCSSALKEGYITYLADTPEREKRYKAFRDKVKDTTEFIVDILKPPLEAFKTSLPKGTKVTYHDPCHHVRYQNISTQPRAIIQSLPGVEFVEMREPDRCCGMGGSFNVQYYELSKKIADHKMNSIAETNADIVVTACPGCMIQLIDNTIQKGMPQKVMHVIELLH